The following proteins are co-located in the Triticum aestivum cultivar Chinese Spring chromosome 1A, IWGSC CS RefSeq v2.1, whole genome shotgun sequence genome:
- the LOC123060873 gene encoding swi5-dependent recombination DNA repair protein 1 homolog has product MEDGTPAAGAGLRRRPPVLGLLRDLIGCYKKQGSSAGISIWFCLSTIISIIPSKLQFLTKHPMSPPSSLEEEAPSSPEEQAPSSPEEQERPPSPVVATREALKMSNEHPLSRPMLPVATTPEPSSPLTSPPSSPSTSPQDNLPPPPPILPEDHQPSPRPTLR; this is encoded by the exons ATGGAGGATGGTAcgccggccgccggcgccggcctccggcgccggccgccagTCCTCGGCCTCCTCCGTG ATTTGATTGGCTGCTATAAGAAGCAAGGGTCCTCGGCCGGAATCTCCATCTGGTTTTGCCTTTCaaccataatctccatcatcccgTCGAAATTGCAATTTTTGACCAAACATCCAATGTCGCCGCCAAGTTCGCTGGAGGAAGAAGCGCCGAGTTCGCCGGAGGAACAAGCACCGAGTTCGCCGGAGGAACAAGAACGCCCGCCGAGTCCTGTGGTGGCTACACGAGAG GCCCTTAAGATGAGTAATGAACATCCATTGAGCCGTCCAATGTTGCCTGTGGCAACTACACCGGAG CCATCGTCTCCTTTGACTTCACCGCCATCGTCTCCATCGACTTCGCCGCAAGACAATCTGCCACCGCCTCCGCCGATTTTGCCGGAAGACCATCAGCCGTCGCCTAGACCTACTTTGAG ATAA